One part of the Alistipes onderdonkii genome encodes these proteins:
- a CDS encoding ABC transporter ATP-binding protein has product MEKQKTKQGLARLFEIAGQRKGLLILAGVLSAASAACMLVPYWAVYRILTELLENAGDTGGIDAGLLVKWGWIAFLGLVGGLILLYAALMASHVAAFRILYGLRVRLSEHIGRLPLGYLNGTSTGAIKKTMEQNIEKIENFIAHTIPDMVNVVATVVLMFAIFFSLDGWLAAVGLAVIAVSVILQFSNFMGKKAQEFTRIYFDAQERMSASAVQYVRGMPVVKIFGQSVRSFRQFNAEIEAYKTYALKVCDTYQPGMVAFTVLLNSLVTFFFPIGILLVGGSPGDIALAAVWLFFIVMGPGVASPVYKLMYLGGGTREINEGVVRIDRIFDRRPVPEPAEPRVPTTYDIEFRHVGFSYSNEAEATRTEALRDISFTARQGEITALVGPSGSGKSTVANLIPRFWDVGQGEIRIGGIDIREIATERLMDIVSFVFQETFLFYDTLYENIRTGRPDATHEEVVAAAKAAQCHEFIERLPDGYATRIGDRGVYLSGGEAQRVCVARAILKNAPVLVLDEATAFADPENEWKMQQALQHLIRDKTVIIIAHRLSSIVAAQQILVLRQGQLVQSGRHEVLSKTDGVYKKMWDAYTDAFRWQLDTKEKRA; this is encoded by the coding sequence ATGGAAAAACAAAAGACAAAACAGGGGCTGGCCCGGCTCTTCGAGATCGCCGGACAGCGCAAGGGGCTGCTGATACTGGCCGGCGTGTTGTCGGCCGCAAGCGCAGCCTGTATGCTCGTGCCCTACTGGGCCGTATACCGGATACTGACCGAACTGCTGGAAAATGCCGGGGATACGGGCGGCATCGACGCCGGGCTGCTGGTAAAGTGGGGATGGATCGCGTTCCTGGGGCTCGTCGGCGGGCTCATACTGCTCTACGCCGCACTGATGGCATCGCACGTGGCGGCATTCCGCATCCTCTACGGGCTGCGGGTCAGGCTCTCGGAGCATATCGGCCGCCTGCCGCTGGGCTACCTGAACGGCACCTCGACAGGCGCCATCAAGAAGACGATGGAACAAAACATCGAGAAGATCGAAAATTTCATCGCCCACACGATCCCCGACATGGTAAACGTCGTGGCGACGGTCGTGCTGATGTTCGCCATCTTCTTCTCGCTCGACGGATGGCTGGCGGCGGTCGGCCTCGCCGTGATCGCCGTGAGCGTCATCCTGCAATTCTCCAACTTCATGGGTAAAAAGGCCCAGGAGTTCACCCGGATCTACTTCGATGCGCAGGAGCGGATGTCGGCATCGGCGGTGCAGTACGTGCGCGGTATGCCCGTGGTAAAGATATTCGGGCAGAGCGTACGGTCGTTCCGGCAATTCAACGCAGAGATCGAAGCCTACAAGACCTATGCGCTGAAGGTCTGCGACACCTACCAACCGGGAATGGTAGCATTCACCGTGCTGCTCAACTCACTGGTAACCTTCTTCTTCCCGATCGGCATCCTGCTGGTGGGCGGATCGCCGGGCGACATCGCGCTGGCGGCCGTCTGGCTGTTCTTCATCGTCATGGGGCCGGGCGTAGCATCGCCCGTCTACAAACTGATGTACCTGGGCGGAGGCACGCGCGAAATCAACGAGGGCGTAGTGCGCATCGACCGTATTTTCGACCGCCGCCCCGTTCCCGAGCCGGCCGAGCCCCGGGTTCCCACGACCTACGACATAGAGTTCCGCCATGTGGGTTTTTCGTACTCGAACGAAGCCGAAGCGACCCGCACGGAGGCCCTGCGCGACATTTCGTTCACGGCACGGCAGGGAGAGATCACGGCGCTGGTCGGGCCCTCGGGTTCGGGAAAATCGACCGTGGCGAACCTGATCCCGCGCTTTTGGGACGTCGGGCAGGGCGAGATACGGATCGGCGGCATCGACATCCGGGAGATCGCTACGGAACGGCTGATGGACATCGTGTCGTTCGTATTCCAGGAGACATTCCTCTTCTACGACACACTCTACGAAAACATACGTACGGGGCGCCCGGATGCCACGCACGAAGAGGTCGTTGCGGCGGCGAAGGCGGCGCAGTGCCACGAATTCATCGAACGCCTGCCGGACGGCTATGCGACCCGGATCGGCGACAGGGGCGTCTACCTTTCGGGCGGCGAGGCCCAGCGGGTATGCGTGGCGCGTGCGATCCTGAAAAACGCCCCGGTACTGGTACTGGACGAGGCGACGGCATTCGCCGACCCCGAAAACGAGTGGAAGATGCAGCAGGCGCTGCAACACCTGATCAGGGACAAGACGGTCATCATCATCGCCCACAGGCTTTCGTCGATCGTCGCGGCACAGCAGATACTCGTCCTCAGGCAGGGGCAGCTGGTACAATCGGGGCGGCACGAAGTGCTGAGCAAGACCGACGGGGTATACAAAAAGATGTGGGACGCCTATACCGACGCGTTCCGCTGGCAGTTAGACACCAAAGAAAAAAGAGCATAG
- a CDS encoding class I SAM-dependent methyltransferase, which translates to MAKKSFINKILQNTRKPEGFFGRLVLRGMNRGHASLARWGMGCMEWQADWSVLDIGCGGGANLAQILKRCPAGKAYGIDLSQESVAFARRKNRRLLGTRCFVERGDVGKLPYGDGTFGAVTAFETVYFWDDLPEAFAEVARVLKTGGRFLLCSEMSDPANEMWTSRIDGMRVYPAERLETLLAAAGFADIAVYRREKEELCIVARKQARNDQNGGRR; encoded by the coding sequence ATGGCAAAGAAGAGTTTCATCAACAAAATCCTGCAAAATACCCGCAAGCCCGAAGGGTTCTTCGGACGACTGGTTCTGCGGGGCATGAACCGGGGGCACGCATCGCTGGCGCGATGGGGCATGGGCTGCATGGAGTGGCAGGCCGATTGGAGCGTACTGGACATCGGATGCGGCGGCGGTGCCAACCTCGCGCAGATTCTCAAACGATGCCCCGCCGGCAAGGCGTACGGCATCGACCTGTCGCAGGAAAGCGTGGCATTCGCCCGCAGGAAGAACCGCAGGCTGCTGGGAACGCGCTGCTTCGTAGAGAGGGGCGACGTCGGGAAGTTGCCGTACGGCGACGGGACGTTCGGTGCGGTCACGGCTTTCGAGACGGTTTATTTCTGGGACGACCTTCCCGAAGCGTTCGCCGAGGTGGCGCGTGTGCTCAAGACCGGCGGCAGGTTCCTGCTGTGCAGCGAGATGAGCGACCCGGCGAACGAAATGTGGACGAGCCGCATCGACGGGATGAGGGTATATCCGGCCGAACGGCTGGAAACGCTGCTCGCAGCAGCCGGATTCGCGGATATCGCCGTATACCGGCGGGAAAAGGAGGAGTTGTGCATCGTAGCACGCAAACAGGCCCGAAACGACCAAAACGGAGGAAGGCGATGA
- a CDS encoding ABC transporter ATP-binding protein, producing MNAIKNITVGHTERLRKPVGFTMLANLVNIVPFCLSIEAVNVIFRACDGSGTPLDTARLWTIFGILAIYMAAMALAERAAYRANFRGAYEMSAEGRISLAEHLRKLSLGFLSRRDPGDLSSMLITDFTMAETGISHHLPQLMGAMVMPVLAFLTLLWIDWRMATAMFVALPLAIGILLASTRIQQKLSSRQIAAKIEAGNRLEEYLQGIRVMKAYNMVGGRFVRLREAFAQLRRACIRQEALLGPFVLLSITVVRAGLTLMVLCGTYLLLDGTLSLLMFVMFLIVGSRVFDPLTSALTNFAEFRYFSIAGGRILSLMEEPEMTGSRKAPKNGDITLEGVSFAYRDKEVLHDVSLTLPQGSLTALVGPSGSGKSTLMKLCARFYDPQRGHVLFNGVRMDEIEPESLMRHISMVFQDVYLFQDTIRNNIRFGKADATDEQIVAAAKKACCHDFIMRLPKGYDTMVGEGGCTLSGGEKQRLSIARAILKDAQTILLDEATASLDPENEVEVQRAINTLIAGRTVIVIAHRLKTIRNADNIVVLDQGRIAEQGTHDQLVAHGGLYARLWAIQERTAGWSITS from the coding sequence ATGAATGCGATCAAGAATATTACGGTCGGCCATACGGAGCGTCTCCGCAAACCGGTCGGCTTCACGATGCTCGCCAACCTGGTCAACATCGTGCCGTTCTGCCTCTCGATCGAGGCGGTGAATGTCATTTTCCGGGCCTGCGACGGCAGCGGCACGCCGCTCGACACCGCACGGCTGTGGACGATCTTCGGGATACTGGCCATCTACATGGCGGCCATGGCACTGGCCGAACGCGCGGCTTACCGCGCCAATTTCCGGGGTGCCTACGAAATGAGCGCCGAAGGGCGCATCTCCCTGGCCGAGCACCTGCGCAAGCTCTCGCTCGGATTCCTGTCGCGCCGCGACCCGGGCGACCTGTCGTCGATGCTCATCACCGATTTCACGATGGCCGAGACGGGCATCTCACACCATCTGCCGCAGTTGATGGGGGCGATGGTGATGCCCGTGCTGGCATTCCTCACGCTGCTGTGGATCGACTGGCGCATGGCTACGGCGATGTTCGTGGCGCTGCCGCTGGCAATCGGCATCCTGTTGGCGAGCACCAGAATCCAGCAGAAACTGAGCAGCCGCCAGATCGCCGCGAAAATCGAAGCCGGGAACCGGCTGGAGGAGTACCTGCAAGGCATCCGGGTGATGAAGGCCTACAACATGGTAGGGGGACGGTTCGTCCGCCTGCGCGAGGCTTTCGCGCAACTGCGCCGCGCCTGCATCCGGCAGGAGGCACTGCTGGGGCCTTTCGTTCTGCTGTCGATCACCGTCGTACGGGCGGGGCTGACGCTGATGGTGCTGTGCGGGACATACCTGCTGCTGGACGGCACGCTATCGCTGCTGATGTTCGTGATGTTCCTGATCGTCGGCTCGCGCGTCTTCGACCCGCTGACTTCGGCACTGACGAATTTCGCGGAGTTCCGCTATTTTTCCATCGCGGGAGGGCGCATACTCAGCCTGATGGAGGAACCGGAAATGACGGGCAGCCGCAAAGCCCCAAAAAACGGCGACATCACGCTGGAAGGGGTATCGTTCGCCTACCGCGACAAGGAGGTGCTGCACGACGTATCGCTCACGCTGCCGCAAGGTTCGCTGACGGCGCTCGTAGGCCCGTCGGGAAGCGGAAAAAGCACGCTGATGAAACTCTGCGCACGGTTCTACGACCCGCAACGGGGACACGTGCTGTTCAACGGCGTACGGATGGACGAGATCGAACCCGAATCGCTGATGCGCCACATTTCGATGGTATTCCAGGATGTATACCTGTTCCAGGACACGATCCGCAACAACATCCGCTTCGGCAAGGCCGACGCCACGGACGAGCAGATCGTCGCCGCGGCAAAGAAGGCATGCTGCCACGACTTCATCATGCGGCTGCCCAAAGGGTACGACACGATGGTGGGAGAAGGCGGCTGTACGCTTTCGGGCGGGGAGAAGCAGCGGTTGTCTATCGCCCGTGCGATCCTCAAGGACGCACAGACCATCCTGCTGGACGAGGCTACCGCATCGCTCGACCCCGAAAACGAGGTCGAGGTACAGCGTGCCATCAATACCCTGATCGCAGGGCGCACGGTGATCGTGATCGCCCACCGGCTGAAAACGATCCGCAATGCCGACAACATCGTCGTCCTGGATCAGGGGCGGATCGCCGAGCAGGGGACGCACGACCAACTGGTCGCACACGGAGGGCTCTATGCCCGGCTGTGGGCCATACAGGAGCGGACGGCGGGGTGGAGTATCACCTCTTGA
- a CDS encoding flavodoxin, whose product MTGIFYGSTTGTTEAVAEDIAKQLGVASADVHNVADASADEADKYDLLVVGSSTWGCGELQDDWYSFLDALKAKDLTGRKVAIFGCGDSGSYPDTFCDAVGLIYDGLQDTGCTFVGSYAPAGYGSIASLIVRDGKFVGLAIDESDPGKTDERVAAWCGQIKNE is encoded by the coding sequence ATGACCGGAATTTTTTATGGCAGCACGACCGGGACGACCGAGGCTGTTGCCGAAGACATCGCAAAACAACTGGGCGTGGCATCCGCCGACGTACACAACGTGGCGGACGCATCCGCCGACGAAGCCGACAAATACGACCTGCTGGTCGTGGGCTCCTCGACGTGGGGCTGCGGCGAGTTGCAGGACGACTGGTATTCGTTCCTCGACGCACTGAAGGCCAAAGACCTGACAGGCAGGAAGGTAGCCATATTCGGCTGCGGCGACAGCGGTTCCTATCCCGATACGTTCTGCGACGCCGTGGGACTGATCTACGACGGGTTGCAGGACACGGGATGCACGTTCGTAGGTTCCTACGCGCCCGCGGGCTACGGTTCGATCGCCTCGCTCATCGTGCGCGACGGCAAGTTCGTCGGGCTGGCCATCGACGAAAGCGACCCGGGCAAAACCGACGAACGGGTGGCGGCATGGTGCGGACAGATTAAAAACGAGTAG
- a CDS encoding DUF2023 family protein codes for MSAEDFSRYGSMKLFMHHIYEFQKGVRSLVLCTMCRTCASLVCDRLDRLGIAHLTQPVTDNKVNLYFGNRLCLDAVKTFVHKPLNELSPEEDFMLGAMLGYDITGQCERYCKRKVRTA; via the coding sequence ATGAGCGCCGAGGACTTCAGCCGCTACGGTTCGATGAAACTCTTCATGCACCACATCTATGAGTTTCAGAAAGGGGTACGCAGCCTGGTGCTGTGCACGATGTGCCGCACCTGTGCGTCACTGGTGTGCGATCGGCTCGACCGGCTGGGCATAGCCCATCTGACACAGCCGGTTACGGATAATAAGGTAAACCTTTACTTCGGCAACAGGCTTTGCCTGGACGCGGTGAAGACATTTGTCCACAAACCGCTCAACGAACTCTCGCCCGAAGAGGATTTCATGCTCGGCGCCATGCTCGGATACGACATTACGGGACAATGCGAACGCTATTGCAAACGCAAGGTGCGGACGGCATAG
- a CDS encoding PepSY-associated TM helix domain-containing protein, which produces MGKTKFMSAVRKWSRPVHRDLSFFFSGVLLIYAASGFMLNHKRDFNSDYSIRRQEVTLPETLPRTQQQWTRRDAEEALRLVGEQGNYLKHYFPEQGQLKVFIRGGSSLTADLTTRKAVYESIRKRPLLSSMNRLHYNPSRWWTVFSDVFLASLVVIVVSGLVMLRGPKGLWGRGGIELLAGILIPVLFMFFA; this is translated from the coding sequence ATGGGAAAGACCAAATTCATGTCCGCCGTAAGAAAATGGAGCAGGCCGGTTCACCGCGACCTCTCCTTTTTCTTTTCGGGCGTATTGCTGATCTATGCCGCTTCGGGGTTCATGCTCAACCACAAGCGCGATTTCAACTCCGACTATTCGATCCGCAGGCAGGAGGTGACGCTGCCGGAAACACTGCCCCGGACACAGCAGCAGTGGACCCGCAGGGATGCCGAAGAGGCGCTCCGCCTGGTGGGCGAGCAGGGAAACTACCTGAAACACTATTTCCCCGAGCAGGGGCAGCTCAAGGTATTCATCCGCGGCGGCAGTTCGCTCACGGCCGACCTCACGACGCGCAAAGCCGTGTACGAGTCGATCCGCAAGCGGCCGCTGCTGAGCAGCATGAACCGGCTGCATTACAACCCGTCGCGCTGGTGGACGGTGTTCTCGGACGTATTCCTCGCGAGCCTGGTGGTAATCGTCGTCTCGGGGCTGGTGATGCTGCGCGGCCCGAAAGGGCTGTGGGGGCGCGGCGGGATAGAACTGCTGGCGGGGATACTCATCCCGGTATTGTTCATGTTTTTCGCCTGA
- a CDS encoding DUF4857 domain-containing protein encodes MIKTIKTAVILLATLLLAWLLPWFYTFLFASPSWSPFTLYSCVTHSFASISYDGEGKIAGRDFKGNTYTEHQFDSILPMFYYRQLASEGRFPSRIEGVAVDVRDAERSGFIFRSSPSEINRRKPGLYQLLESMPARVDFKSPTDVFRITGDGIEFVDMATNTLDRAKSDAFTRVMKDKGFAFPARVIAGNASTRKDYDNGYFIVDNDFKVYHLKQMRGRPFVRRTDIPAELGIRHIFVTEYADHRLFGFLVDKDNRFYALEAEDYSLHELPVGTFDPAREGMMIIGDMFYWTVTVQAPESERLVAVNARDYSRADEYVPRSAAQTWERRAEYLFPFSLSFTSPLDGYVKPRLADFSCLAFGLGAVLAVVYAVLRRRVPPGKRVLRIAGIVLFGLFLFIPLLVLEPPRA; translated from the coding sequence ATGATAAAGACTATCAAGACCGCCGTCATCCTCCTCGCCACGCTGTTGCTGGCGTGGCTGCTGCCGTGGTTCTACACCTTCCTCTTCGCATCGCCGTCGTGGTCGCCCTTCACCCTTTACAGCTGCGTGACGCATAGTTTCGCGTCGATTTCCTACGACGGGGAGGGAAAGATCGCCGGGCGCGATTTCAAGGGCAATACCTACACCGAACACCAGTTCGACAGCATCCTCCCGATGTTCTACTACCGCCAGCTTGCCTCCGAAGGGCGTTTCCCGTCCCGCATCGAGGGCGTTGCGGTCGATGTCCGCGACGCCGAGCGCTCGGGCTTCATCTTCCGCAGCTCCCCTTCCGAGATCAACCGCCGCAAGCCCGGGCTCTATCAGTTGCTGGAGTCGATGCCCGCGCGGGTCGATTTCAAATCCCCCACGGACGTGTTCCGCATCACGGGGGATGGGATCGAGTTCGTGGACATGGCTACCAATACCCTCGACCGGGCCAAGAGCGATGCCTTCACCCGTGTGATGAAGGACAAGGGCTTCGCATTCCCCGCGCGCGTCATCGCCGGCAATGCCTCGACCCGCAAGGACTATGACAACGGTTATTTCATTGTCGACAACGATTTTAAGGTCTATCACCTCAAGCAGATGCGAGGTCGTCCGTTCGTCCGCCGTACGGATATTCCCGCTGAGTTGGGGATCCGCCATATCTTCGTCACGGAATATGCCGACCACCGGCTGTTCGGCTTTTTGGTCGACAAGGACAACCGCTTCTACGCCCTCGAGGCCGAGGATTATTCGCTGCATGAGCTGCCCGTCGGGACGTTCGACCCCGCGCGGGAAGGGATGATGATTATCGGCGACATGTTCTATTGGACGGTGACGGTGCAGGCGCCCGAGTCCGAACGGCTCGTGGCGGTCAATGCGCGCGATTACTCGCGTGCCGACGAATACGTGCCTCGATCCGCCGCCCAAACGTGGGAACGGCGGGCAGAGTACCTTTTTCCCTTCAGCCTGTCGTTCACCTCGCCGCTCGACGGCTACGTGAAGCCGCGCCTTGCCGATTTCTCCTGTCTCGCCTTCGGGCTGGGGGCGGTGCTGGCCGTGGTTTATGCCGTGCTGCGCCGCCGCGTGCCGCCCGGCAAACGGGTGCTCCGCATTGCCGGCATCGTGCTCTTCGGGCTTTTCCTGTTCATTCCCCTGCTGGTGCTGGAACCCCCGAGGGCGTAG
- a CDS encoding ABC transporter ATP-binding protein — translation MTDSVIECRNLTHYYGERLIYKDLSFEVPRGRILGLLGKNGTGKTTTINILSGYLRPRAGECLIFGEDIRTMSPRTRARIALLIEGHVQYAFMTIEQIERFYSKFYPRWNRDAYYGLMEKLRVAPRQRISRMSCGQRSQVALGLILAQDAELLVLDDFSMGLDPGYRRLFVEYLREYAQGEEKTVFLTSHIIQDMEKLVDDCIIMDYGSILVQMPVAELLATFRRYTFDVQQGVVLPAGSGIYHPAVLNGRAELYSFDSPATVQGVLQRAGIACGDLKAEAMNLEDAFIGLTGKY, via the coding sequence ATGACGGATTCCGTAATCGAATGCCGCAACCTGACCCATTATTACGGGGAGCGGCTGATCTATAAAGACCTGAGTTTCGAGGTTCCGCGCGGGCGGATCCTCGGACTTTTGGGTAAGAACGGCACCGGTAAGACCACCACGATCAACATCCTGAGCGGTTACCTCCGGCCCCGTGCCGGCGAGTGCCTGATCTTCGGCGAAGACATCCGCACGATGTCTCCCCGGACGCGGGCGCGCATCGCCCTGCTCATCGAAGGGCATGTGCAGTACGCCTTCATGACCATCGAGCAGATCGAACGTTTCTATTCGAAGTTCTATCCGCGCTGGAACCGCGACGCCTACTACGGCCTGATGGAGAAGCTCCGCGTGGCGCCGCGGCAGCGTATTTCGCGCATGTCCTGCGGCCAGCGTTCCCAGGTGGCGCTCGGGCTCATCCTGGCGCAGGATGCCGAGCTGCTCGTACTCGACGACTTCTCGATGGGGCTCGACCCCGGCTACCGGCGCCTGTTCGTGGAATACCTGCGCGAATACGCCCAGGGCGAGGAGAAAACCGTTTTCCTCACGTCGCATATCATCCAGGACATGGAGAAACTCGTCGACGACTGCATCATCATGGACTACGGGAGCATCCTCGTGCAGATGCCCGTGGCCGAACTGCTCGCCACATTCCGCCGCTATACGTTCGATGTGCAGCAGGGGGTGGTGCTTCCCGCCGGGTCGGGCATTTACCATCCCGCCGTGCTGAACGGCCGCGCCGAGCTCTATTCGTTCGATTCGCCCGCCACGGTGCAGGGCGTGCTCCAGCGCGCCGGGATCGCCTGCGGCGACCTGAAAGCCGAGGCGATGAACCTCGAAGACGCCTTTATCGGGCTGACCGGAAAATATTAA
- a CDS encoding DUF4876 domain-containing protein, with protein MSIKHLFYAIAASGILLGAASCSDNEPGTGADPVDFTLKLNMPISLTDPQLSSVDVAFTRVATGDVVRVTEFASAGSGAYEVGATLEEGSYNIAVSGKISYTVDGKTADRDIEASREGVAVSAASNTLTVETTVAAMKSDDFVIEEIFYTGTETPEGMPYYGDQYMKITNNSDRTLYADGLVIFKSAFMTVDKYDYTPDIMSDYFTVDGGLILPGSGTDYPVAPGASVVIADTAIDHTEFNSLSLDLSGATFEYFNSLDDEDMDNPNVPNVTTLFADDFWTWHNRGFYTYAIGRLGEGVTAESFASDYAYTVEYDMVVPDYGTFPMSDDFWKVPNSWIVDVVNLSIEEMFAWIVTSPLLDAGWTYCGKIDGDETRFGKSVRRKAVSTTSAPYYMDTNNSTTDFTPEATPSLKN; from the coding sequence ATGAGTATCAAACATCTTTTCTATGCAATCGCGGCTTCGGGCATCCTGCTGGGCGCCGCATCGTGCTCGGACAACGAACCCGGAACCGGGGCCGATCCCGTGGATTTCACCCTCAAACTGAACATGCCGATCAGCCTGACCGATCCGCAGCTATCTTCCGTCGACGTGGCCTTCACCCGGGTTGCGACGGGCGATGTCGTCCGCGTCACCGAATTCGCGTCGGCGGGAAGCGGTGCCTATGAGGTCGGTGCGACCCTCGAGGAGGGGTCGTATAACATCGCCGTGTCGGGAAAGATCAGCTACACGGTCGACGGCAAGACGGCCGACCGCGATATCGAGGCCTCGCGCGAAGGGGTCGCCGTGTCGGCCGCATCGAACACACTGACCGTCGAGACGACCGTGGCTGCGATGAAATCCGATGATTTCGTCATCGAGGAGATTTTCTATACCGGAACCGAGACCCCCGAGGGGATGCCCTATTACGGCGACCAGTATATGAAGATCACCAACAACTCCGACAGGACGCTCTACGCCGACGGGCTGGTGATTTTCAAGTCGGCCTTCATGACGGTGGATAAATACGACTATACGCCCGACATCATGTCGGATTATTTCACCGTCGACGGCGGCCTCATCCTGCCCGGTTCGGGTACGGACTACCCTGTGGCCCCGGGCGCTTCGGTCGTCATCGCCGACACGGCCATCGACCACACCGAGTTCAATTCGCTGTCGCTGGATCTCTCGGGCGCGACGTTCGAGTATTTCAACTCGCTGGACGACGAGGACATGGACAACCCCAACGTCCCCAACGTGACGACGCTCTTCGCCGACGACTTCTGGACATGGCATAACCGCGGTTTCTATACCTATGCGATCGGCCGCCTGGGCGAAGGCGTGACCGCCGAGAGCTTCGCCTCGGACTACGCCTATACGGTCGAGTACGATATGGTCGTCCCCGACTACGGCACCTTCCCCATGAGCGACGACTTCTGGAAAGTCCCCAATTCGTGGATCGTCGACGTGGTGAACCTCTCGATCGAGGAAATGTTCGCCTGGATCGTCACCTCGCCGCTGCTCGATGCGGGCTGGACTTACTGCGGCAAGATCGACGGCGATGAAACCCGCTTCGGCAAGAGCGTCCGCCGCAAAGCGGTGAGCACGACCTCTGCGCCCTACTACATGGATACGAACAATTCGACCACGGACTTCACGCCCGAGGCCACGCCGTCGCTCAAGAACTGA
- a CDS encoding DUF6850 family outer membrane beta-barrel protein, whose amino-acid sequence MMGILRTILFAATGLAATGAAFAQQTDSASLFRTQREHASPVAALAATAYATPALRSEAFAGSLSEISVGYEMRREEKALEQQKGDGGDFGRFSAGSYKHISGKGTVWGDAGYLRGAKRNVVWNASSDYDLVFPYVVADSIGGDLTSEEYTFGGGYGHRSGRYTWALEAGARALHEYRDSDPRIRNVAIDIDAGAGASVRMGNYRLGLSAALRVYKQSGSQIQYAHSAGEKGVYHLSGLGSHYAGFEGNANSQTRYRGSGYGLTLALVPDAGRGGLHLAAGYEYLHIEKELPGSADLVLQKVVPRSFHAEAAWLGGSGNGLRWGVALKARYDYRRGDEGIVDDNNSSQGSGTLGFLTLFEYSALQGRAEAVFGVEAAGHAWYVCPWGEYRRRTSDYLYPAQNMEFTRAGGGVDFRCVLQRRSLLLRLEAGGGYTAGLDSDLTLPVADLAAPLVRMVQYDYGRLRQDAATFRLGLRADYALRRRMSLFLAADYGGGLYGDNTAAHHARVACGIAF is encoded by the coding sequence ATGATGGGAATTCTGCGCACCATACTGTTCGCTGCAACGGGGCTTGCAGCCACCGGCGCAGCCTTTGCGCAGCAGACCGATTCGGCCTCGCTGTTCCGCACCCAGCGCGAACATGCGTCGCCCGTCGCGGCACTCGCGGCTACGGCCTATGCGACTCCGGCGCTCCGCAGCGAAGCCTTCGCCGGTTCCCTCTCCGAAATTTCGGTCGGCTACGAAATGCGGCGCGAGGAGAAAGCCCTCGAACAGCAAAAAGGCGACGGCGGCGATTTCGGCCGCTTCTCGGCCGGGAGCTACAAACATATCTCCGGCAAGGGTACCGTCTGGGGCGATGCCGGTTACCTCCGGGGTGCCAAACGCAACGTCGTGTGGAACGCCTCGTCGGACTACGACCTGGTCTTCCCCTATGTCGTCGCCGACTCCATTGGCGGGGATCTCACCTCTGAAGAGTACACTTTCGGCGGCGGTTACGGGCACCGCAGCGGCAGGTATACCTGGGCGTTGGAGGCCGGTGCCCGCGCCCTGCACGAATACCGCGACTCCGATCCCCGGATCCGGAACGTCGCCATCGACATCGACGCCGGCGCCGGCGCTTCCGTGCGGATGGGGAACTACCGCCTGGGGCTTTCGGCCGCACTCCGCGTCTACAAGCAATCGGGTTCCCAGATACAGTACGCCCATTCCGCCGGCGAGAAGGGCGTCTACCACCTCTCGGGCCTCGGGTCGCATTACGCCGGGTTCGAGGGCAATGCGAACTCCCAGACCCGATATCGTGGCAGCGGCTACGGGCTGACGCTCGCGCTGGTGCCCGATGCGGGGCGCGGGGGCCTGCACCTTGCGGCGGGGTACGAGTACCTGCACATCGAAAAGGAGCTGCCCGGCAGTGCCGACCTGGTGTTGCAGAAGGTCGTTCCCCGGTCGTTCCATGCCGAGGCCGCCTGGCTGGGGGGCTCGGGAAACGGCCTGCGCTGGGGCGTCGCCCTGAAGGCGCGCTACGACTACCGCCGCGGGGATGAGGGCATCGTGGACGACAACAACTCTTCCCAGGGGAGCGGGACGCTGGGATTCCTGACGTTGTTCGAATACAGCGCCCTGCAGGGGCGCGCCGAGGCGGTGTTCGGCGTGGAGGCGGCGGGCCATGCGTGGTACGTCTGCCCGTGGGGCGAATACCGGCGCCGGACATCGGACTACCTCTACCCTGCCCAGAACATGGAATTTACCCGTGCCGGCGGCGGTGTCGATTTCCGCTGCGTGTTGCAACGCCGCAGCCTGCTCCTGCGCCTTGAAGCCGGAGGCGGCTATACCGCGGGCCTGGATTCCGACCTCACGCTCCCTGTCGCCGACCTCGCCGCGCCGCTCGTCCGCATGGTGCAGTACGACTACGGCCGCCTGCGGCAGGATGCCGCTACATTCCGGCTGGGGCTGCGTGCCGATTACGCGCTGCGCCGCCGGATGTCGCTCTTCCTCGCGGCGGATTACGGGGGCGGGCTTTACGGCGACAACACGGCGGCGCACCATGCGCGGGTTGCCTGCGGCATTGCGTTCTGA